A part of Desulfomicrobium baculatum DSM 4028 genomic DNA contains:
- a CDS encoding L-threonylcarbamoyladenylate synthase, which produces MSAVREAEVLEFARGRLVIYPTETFYALGCLATMHSAVERIFSVKGRPEGKPLPLIISDWQMAERFLRLTSAQEKLARKFWPGPLSIVVEVDQRVSPLAQDRGGRSAVRMSPHPIAARLCREAGAPLVSSSANRSGRPPACRLEELDPELVRLSEALVITDSPWPGGGLPSTLVEIVGANSVRILRAGAIPMEEISAAGFEVVS; this is translated from the coding sequence ATGAGTGCGGTGCGTGAAGCCGAAGTGCTTGAATTTGCAAGGGGAAGGCTGGTCATCTACCCGACGGAGACGTTTTACGCCCTGGGCTGTCTGGCCACCATGCACTCTGCCGTGGAGAGAATTTTTTCGGTCAAGGGGCGGCCAGAGGGCAAGCCTCTGCCGCTTATTATCTCCGATTGGCAGATGGCGGAGCGCTTTTTGCGGCTCACGAGCGCCCAGGAGAAGCTGGCCCGGAAATTTTGGCCGGGGCCGCTCTCCATCGTGGTCGAAGTCGATCAGCGCGTGAGCCCTCTTGCGCAGGACCGTGGCGGCCGTTCGGCCGTGCGCATGTCGCCGCACCCCATTGCCGCGCGGCTCTGCCGGGAAGCCGGCGCGCCGCTGGTGTCTTCCAGCGCCAACCGCAGCGGGCGGCCGCCCGCGTGCAGGCTCGAAGAACTCGACCCCGAGCTCGTGCGGCTGTCGGAGGCGTTGGTCATTACGGATTCTCCATGGCCCGGCGGAGGACTGCCGTCCACCCTGGTGGAAATCGTGGGGGCGAACTCCGTGCGAATCCTGCGGGCGGGGGCGATACCTATGGAAGAGATATCCGCCGCAGGGTTCGAGGTGGTCTCCTAG
- a CDS encoding CinA family protein: protein MELDVETMVARLGESLLLQGARMATAESCTGGLVASTLTDVAGSSRWFEGGVVAYDNRVKMRLLGVPEEILIRHGAVSQACVESMVHGVCELMKVPVALAISGIAGPDGGTPEKPVGLVWMAWRINRRVWSREFRFQGSRLEIKRSSVREALLGLL, encoded by the coding sequence ATGGAACTGGATGTGGAAACCATGGTCGCTCGGCTGGGAGAATCCCTGCTTCTTCAGGGAGCCCGCATGGCCACGGCCGAATCCTGCACCGGCGGGCTAGTGGCGAGCACGCTGACGGATGTGGCGGGAAGTTCGCGCTGGTTCGAGGGCGGCGTGGTGGCCTATGACAACCGCGTCAAGATGCGTCTGCTTGGCGTGCCGGAAGAGATATTGATCCGTCATGGCGCGGTCAGTCAGGCCTGCGTGGAGAGCATGGTCCATGGAGTGTGCGAGCTGATGAAGGTCCCCGTTGCCCTGGCCATTTCCGGCATCGCGGGGCCGGACGGGGGCACTCCGGAAAAACCTGTGGGGTTGGTCTGGATGGCGTGGCGGATTAACCGCAGGGTCTGGAGCCGGGAATTTCGTTTTCAAGGTTCGCGCCTGGAGATCAAAAGATCAAGCGTGCGTGAGGCCCTTTTAGGACTGCTCTGA
- a CDS encoding DUF1653 domain-containing protein codes for MSILSDTNETLLPPGRYRHFKGGEYEVLGVARHSEGLEDMVVYRPLYNDTGLWVRPLSMFTETVERDGKTQPRFTLLKES; via the coding sequence ATGTCCATTTTAAGCGACACAAATGAAACGCTGCTGCCGCCCGGTCGATACCGGCATTTCAAAGGCGGAGAATACGAGGTTCTGGGCGTAGCCAGGCACAGCGAAGGTCTGGAGGATATGGTGGTGTACCGCCCGCTTTACAACGACACAGGCCTGTGGGTCCGCCCGTTGTCCATGTTCACGGAGACCGTCGAGCGGGACGGGAAAACACAACCACGCTTCACCCTCCTGAAAGAAAGCTGA
- a CDS encoding type II 3-dehydroquinate dehydratase, with the protein MEFVVINGPNLGFLGQRQPEIYGATGMDALPGMVERLLGDDAARIRLTQFQSNSEGALIDRLEEAWKVKSDGVVLNAGAYTHTSLALADCLAWIRIPCVEVHLSNVHARQSTIRHKSLIARHCIGAIAGFGIMSYALAVQALWQRLTQP; encoded by the coding sequence ATGGAATTTGTGGTTATAAATGGCCCCAATCTGGGCTTTCTGGGACAGCGTCAGCCGGAAATATACGGAGCAACAGGTATGGACGCGCTCCCCGGGATGGTTGAAAGACTGCTCGGGGACGACGCCGCACGCATTCGTTTGACGCAGTTTCAGTCCAATTCCGAAGGCGCTCTCATTGACCGCCTCGAAGAGGCGTGGAAGGTCAAGAGCGACGGGGTTGTCCTTAATGCCGGGGCCTACACCCACACCAGTCTTGCCTTGGCCGATTGTCTGGCCTGGATCAGGATTCCCTGTGTCGAGGTCCATTTGAGCAACGTGCATGCCCGCCAGTCCACCATACGGCACAAAAGTCTTATCGCGCGGCACTGCATCGGGGCTATTGCCGGTTTCGGCATTATGAGCTATGCGCTCGCAGTCCAGGCGCTTTGGCAGCGTCTGACCCAGCCCTGA
- a CDS encoding rubrerythrin family protein: MSKTTDNLKEAFAGESQANRKYLAFAKKAEEEGLPQVAKLFRAAAHAETIHAHAHLRLMKGIGSTAENLKEAVAGETHEFKSMYPAMIADAKAEGEKAAEKYFVFANQAEECHANLYSKAAEQMSELAAVDYYVCSICGHIHEGEPTDKCPICGAPPKAYGVVA, from the coding sequence ATGAGCAAGACGACCGATAATTTGAAAGAAGCCTTTGCCGGAGAATCCCAGGCTAACCGCAAATATCTGGCTTTCGCCAAAAAGGCTGAAGAAGAGGGGCTCCCGCAGGTCGCCAAATTGTTTCGGGCCGCGGCTCACGCCGAGACCATCCACGCCCATGCGCATTTGCGCCTCATGAAGGGCATCGGCTCCACGGCCGAGAACCTCAAAGAGGCCGTGGCAGGTGAAACCCATGAGTTCAAGTCCATGTATCCGGCCATGATCGCCGACGCCAAGGCCGAAGGCGAAAAGGCCGCCGAAAAATATTTCGTGTTCGCCAACCAGGCCGAGGAATGCCACGCAAACCTCTACTCCAAGGCGGCGGAGCAGATGAGCGAACTGGCGGCCGTGGACTACTACGTCTGCAGCATCTGCGGGCACATCCACGAAGGCGAGCCCACCGATAAATGCCCGA
- a CDS encoding DNA translocase FtsK, which produces MTKDGNKLVREICALVFACSLALVTLALYSYSPADPGFNHQSVAGHKTQNLVGTLGAYVAGGLVDLCGAAAWLWPVFFALAAAMLFFPSFRPHWLRWIGGIMLAILVPLWLHFAVLSLDLSESGMVSGGFVGRTLYALLQRVFGNYGFVLVAVCLTLIAGRLLFGMSYRALVEKCAGWLSVVRGFFQRFRDWRSERSIAVDLPSPQAQRPPAKPRKPAEDARAAEPRIIPKPQPKPVKPAAPARPATSGSSLPPLDLLAQVPASRIAIPKAVLDRQSQALTSCFADFGIQGEVQGVQPGPVITMFEFKPAPGVKVSRIANMSDDLALALKARAVRIVAPLPGRDTVGIEIPNEQRQTVYLREIIDDPAFADTKAQLPLALGMDIQGNPKIADLAKMPHMLVAGATGAGKSVCLNCLLLSIVYKHDPEHVKLLLVDPKRIELAVYGTLPHLVHPVVTDMHLAKNALEWAVYEMEQRYEAMARTGVRHITTYNQKLAEMGDDRPEDMRDLKPFPYLIIVVDELADMMMTAAKEVEGSIVRLAQLARASGIHLILATQRPSVDVVTGIIKANFPSRIAFQVSSKHDSRTILDGIGAEYLLGHGDMLFKLSGGNIQRVHGAFVGDDEIARVVKYWEKQRPQRFELDFAEWNTAGESGGEGNGGSSDVLDDPKYSEAIDFVTDQGRASISMIQRRLRIGFNRAARFIEQMEMDGVIGPQDGSKPRLVRGKKD; this is translated from the coding sequence ATGACTAAAGACGGCAACAAGCTCGTACGGGAAATTTGTGCGCTGGTCTTTGCCTGTTCCCTGGCACTTGTGACCTTGGCCCTGTATTCCTATTCTCCCGCCGACCCCGGATTCAACCATCAGTCCGTGGCCGGCCACAAGACGCAGAATCTGGTCGGCACCCTGGGCGCATATGTGGCCGGAGGACTGGTCGATCTGTGTGGCGCGGCGGCATGGCTGTGGCCTGTTTTCTTCGCCCTGGCCGCGGCGATGCTCTTTTTTCCGAGCTTTCGGCCACATTGGCTGCGCTGGATCGGCGGCATCATGCTGGCGATCCTGGTTCCGCTCTGGCTGCATTTTGCGGTCCTGAGTCTGGATCTGTCCGAATCAGGCATGGTCAGCGGCGGATTTGTCGGACGGACCCTGTATGCGCTGCTGCAGCGCGTCTTCGGCAACTACGGCTTTGTGCTTGTTGCCGTCTGCCTGACCCTTATCGCAGGCCGACTGCTTTTTGGCATGTCATACCGCGCGTTGGTGGAAAAATGCGCGGGCTGGTTGTCGGTGGTGCGGGGCTTTTTTCAAAGATTCCGGGACTGGCGGTCAGAACGCTCCATTGCGGTCGATCTTCCATCTCCTCAGGCACAGCGGCCGCCTGCCAAACCGCGCAAGCCCGCTGAGGACGCGCGTGCGGCAGAACCCCGGATCATACCCAAGCCCCAGCCCAAACCAGTAAAGCCTGCCGCTCCTGCCAGACCGGCAACTTCCGGCAGCAGCCTGCCGCCCCTTGATCTTTTGGCCCAGGTGCCGGCCTCGCGCATTGCGATCCCGAAGGCGGTTCTGGACAGGCAGTCCCAGGCCCTGACCTCCTGTTTCGCCGATTTCGGTATTCAGGGCGAGGTGCAGGGAGTGCAGCCCGGACCGGTCATCACCATGTTCGAGTTCAAACCCGCGCCGGGCGTCAAGGTCAGCCGCATCGCCAATATGAGCGATGACCTGGCCTTGGCCCTGAAAGCCCGGGCCGTGCGTATCGTGGCCCCGCTCCCCGGGCGCGACACCGTGGGCATTGAAATTCCCAACGAACAACGCCAGACCGTCTACCTGCGCGAAATCATCGATGATCCGGCCTTTGCCGACACCAAGGCCCAGCTGCCCCTGGCTTTGGGCATGGACATCCAAGGCAACCCCAAGATCGCCGATCTGGCCAAAATGCCGCACATGCTCGTGGCCGGCGCAACCGGCGCGGGCAAGTCCGTGTGCCTCAACTGCCTGCTCCTGAGCATCGTCTACAAGCACGATCCCGAGCATGTGAAGCTGCTGCTGGTCGACCCCAAACGCATCGAGCTGGCCGTCTACGGAACGCTTCCGCACCTGGTTCATCCCGTGGTCACGGACATGCATCTGGCCAAAAATGCCCTGGAATGGGCGGTCTACGAAATGGAGCAGCGCTACGAGGCCATGGCCAGAACAGGCGTGCGCCACATCACCACCTACAATCAGAAACTGGCCGAGATGGGTGACGACCGTCCCGAGGACATGCGCGACCTGAAACCCTTTCCCTATCTCATCATCGTGGTCGACGAACTGGCCGACATGATGATGACGGCGGCCAAGGAAGTGGAAGGCAGCATCGTCCGCCTGGCCCAGTTGGCGCGGGCCTCGGGCATTCACCTCATCCTGGCCACCCAGCGCCCTTCCGTGGACGTGGTCACAGGCATCATCAAGGCCAACTTCCCCTCGCGCATCGCCTTCCAGGTCAGTTCCAAGCATGATTCGCGGACCATCCTCGACGGCATCGGCGCGGAATACCTCCTCGGCCACGGCGACATGCTCTTCAAACTCAGCGGCGGCAACATACAGCGCGTGCATGGCGCCTTCGTGGGCGACGACGAGATCGCACGCGTGGTCAAATATTGGGAGAAACAGCGGCCCCAGCGTTTCGAACTGGATTTCGCCGAGTGGAACACCGCCGGTGAGAGCGGAGGCGAAGGCAACGGCGGTTCAAGCGACGTCCTCGACGATCCCAAATACAGCGAGGCCATCGATTTTGTCACGGACCAGGGCCGAGCCTCCATCTCCATGATCCAGCGCCGCCTGCGCATCGGCTTCAACCGCGCCGCCCGCTTTATCGAACAAATGGAAATGGACGGCGTCATCGGACCCCAGGACGGCAGCAAGCCCCGACTGGTGCGCGGTAAGAAGGATTAG
- the efp gene encoding elongation factor P, which produces MLATSDFKKGKKIEIDGAPCEILECSHYKPGKGGAFMRTKYRNLLTGSVVEQNFRSGIKFPKPDLEVREMQYLYNEGESYAFMDMTTFEQISVPHDLIGEKGGYLKEAQAYKVMLYQGRPLDLEMSGSVVLEVTMTDPGMKGDTVTGASKPATLETGIVVNVPLFVEIGTKIKVNTETGEYLGRE; this is translated from the coding sequence ATGTTAGCTACGAGTGATTTCAAGAAAGGTAAGAAGATAGAGATTGACGGCGCTCCGTGCGAGATTCTGGAGTGCAGTCATTACAAGCCGGGCAAGGGCGGTGCGTTCATGCGCACCAAGTACCGCAACCTGCTCACCGGATCAGTGGTCGAGCAGAATTTTCGTTCCGGGATCAAATTCCCCAAGCCGGACCTGGAAGTCCGGGAAATGCAGTACCTGTACAATGAAGGCGAAAGCTATGCCTTTATGGATATGACAACCTTTGAACAGATTTCCGTCCCGCACGATCTCATCGGCGAAAAGGGAGGCTACCTGAAGGAGGCCCAGGCCTATAAGGTCATGCTGTATCAAGGGCGTCCTCTGGATCTGGAAATGTCCGGCTCCGTGGTCCTGGAAGTGACCATGACCGATCCCGGCATGAAGGGCGACACCGTTACCGGAGCCTCCAAACCCGCGACCCTGGAGACGGGGATTGTGGTCAACGTCCCGCTTTTCGTCGAGATTGGAACCAAGATCAAGGTCAATACGGAAACGGGCGAATATCTCGGCCGCGAATAG